A stretch of Acidobacteriota bacterium DNA encodes these proteins:
- a CDS encoding aminotransferase class IV — protein sequence MALTAIWLQFGPPSTRTSHPVGQGPARVRLVLDASGQVQVESHPLDAPAAGPVPFALASTPIDGRDRFVCHKTTRRNMYDHHKTTHPDVFDVLLWNDRRELTEFTRGNVVVEYEGAMWTPPRSSGLLAGVFRGELLDAGTIHERVLTLDDLQRCTRIWFINSLREWVPMDQAKER from the coding sequence GGCCACCCTCGACGCGCACATCGCATCCGGTGGGCCAGGGACCGGCGCGTGTCCGCCTGGTGCTGGACGCCAGTGGCCAGGTCCAGGTTGAGAGCCATCCTCTCGATGCCCCGGCGGCCGGTCCCGTGCCGTTTGCGTTGGCCTCAACCCCCATCGATGGGCGGGATCGCTTCGTATGCCACAAGACGACGAGGCGGAACATGTACGACCACCACAAGACGACGCATCCCGATGTGTTTGATGTGTTGCTCTGGAACGACCGGCGGGAACTGACCGAGTTCACCCGGGGAAATGTGGTGGTCGAATATGAGGGCGCGATGTGGACGCCCCCGCGGTCGAGTGGCCTCCTGGCCGGTGTCTTCCGAGGCGAACTGCTCGACGCCGGCACCATTCACGAACGGGTGCTGACCCTTGATGACCTGCAGAGGTGCACCCGGATCTGGTTTATCAACAGCCTCAGGGAATGGGTGCCGATGGACCAGGCCAAAGAACGATAA
- a CDS encoding zinc ribbon domain-containing protein: MDTPEPTGPDQVSAREKHACPACGAQAEWHPGKQLLVCAFCGEESPYTGHKAGGAVAELDLVAMLRDLPAEQRGWDTARRSVQCQSCRAVMVFDPAKVGKNCDFCGSPALVDYEELQAPIRPQSLLPFKISQSDVRDRMKRWYAGRWFAPNAFKHKSLIDQLHGLYVPYWTFDAQSHCEWQAESGTYYYTTETYRDNKGHTRTRQVRHVRWTPAAGAIDHFFDDEPVPATKGVDASLLRQVEPFPTKELVPYDTAFLSGFVVERYQINLETAAAASVAQMHATLQSLCGQQVPGDTYRNLVIQPTFSKQTFKHTLLPIWVLSYTYGAKTFQVVANGYTGDIAGQYPKSFWKIALLVLAALVVLLIFIAAQQ, translated from the coding sequence ATGGACACACCCGAACCAACCGGGCCTGACCAGGTCTCGGCCCGGGAGAAACACGCCTGCCCGGCGTGTGGCGCGCAGGCGGAGTGGCATCCAGGCAAGCAGCTGCTGGTATGCGCGTTCTGCGGCGAGGAATCGCCGTACACCGGGCACAAGGCCGGCGGCGCGGTGGCCGAACTCGATCTGGTCGCGATGCTCCGCGACTTGCCGGCGGAGCAACGGGGTTGGGATACGGCGCGTCGCAGCGTCCAGTGCCAGAGCTGCAGGGCCGTGATGGTGTTCGACCCGGCGAAGGTCGGCAAGAACTGCGATTTCTGCGGATCGCCTGCGCTTGTGGACTACGAGGAGTTGCAGGCGCCGATCCGGCCGCAAAGCCTGCTGCCGTTCAAGATTTCACAGAGCGACGTGCGCGACCGGATGAAGCGTTGGTACGCCGGCCGCTGGTTCGCGCCCAACGCGTTCAAGCACAAGTCGCTCATCGATCAGCTGCACGGCCTCTACGTGCCGTACTGGACGTTCGACGCGCAGTCGCATTGCGAGTGGCAGGCCGAGTCCGGCACCTACTACTACACGACGGAAACGTATCGAGACAACAAGGGCCACACCCGGACCCGGCAGGTGCGTCATGTACGCTGGACGCCGGCGGCGGGCGCCATCGATCATTTCTTCGATGATGAGCCGGTGCCGGCCACCAAGGGGGTGGATGCGTCGCTGCTGCGACAAGTGGAACCATTTCCCACCAAGGAACTCGTGCCCTACGACACGGCGTTCCTCTCCGGCTTCGTCGTGGAGCGATATCAGATCAACCTTGAGACTGCGGCTGCAGCGTCAGTAGCTCAGATGCACGCCACTCTCCAGAGTCTCTGCGGACAGCAGGTGCCCGGCGATACCTATCGCAACCTCGTGATCCAGCCCACGTTTTCCAAGCAGACCTTCAAACACACGCTGCTGCCCATCTGGGTGCTCTCCTACACGTACGGCGCCAAAACGTTTCAGGTGGTGGCGAACGGATACACCGGAGACATCGCGGGCCAGTATCCGAAGAGTTTCTGGAAGATTGCGCTCCTCGTGCTGGCCGCGCTCGTGGTGTTGCTGATCTTTATCGCGGCGCAGCAGTAG
- a CDS encoding SPFH domain-containing protein, whose protein sequence is MGLMDYIKGEFIDVIEWTDDSRDTLSYRFPDEDKAIKNGAQLIVRESQAVQFMYLGQFGDTFAPGKHTLTTDNIPVLTKLKSWKYLFNSPFKADVFYVTTRLFTGNKWGTANPVMVRDDDFGIVRLRAFGTFDFKIVNPPLFIKEVAGSDHHFRLDEFADTMRSRMVSVFSEALASAKVPVLDIATRYSELGEALLPVINPVVGAKYGLEIGSFIIENVSVPPEVETAIDKRSSMAAIGNLNDYVKYQMGQGMATGGGGVGGTAAELAVGFGIAQQMMQQGFMNPNAPATTPVTGGGAPVAAAAPTLDLLSPADVAKAIGVSETDVMSVIEAGELKAKKIGTSYRVTRAALDAYLAQ, encoded by the coding sequence ATGGGTTTGATGGACTACATCAAGGGCGAGTTTATTGACGTCATCGAATGGACTGATGACTCGCGCGACACGCTTTCGTACCGTTTTCCCGACGAAGACAAGGCCATCAAAAACGGCGCCCAGCTCATCGTCCGTGAATCGCAGGCGGTGCAGTTCATGTACCTCGGCCAGTTCGGCGACACGTTTGCCCCGGGCAAACATACGCTGACCACCGACAACATCCCGGTCCTCACGAAGCTGAAGTCGTGGAAGTACCTGTTCAATTCGCCCTTCAAGGCGGATGTGTTCTACGTCACCACCCGGCTCTTCACCGGCAACAAGTGGGGCACCGCCAACCCGGTGATGGTGCGCGACGATGACTTCGGTATTGTGCGGCTGAGGGCGTTCGGCACATTCGACTTCAAGATCGTGAATCCGCCGCTGTTCATCAAGGAAGTGGCCGGCTCGGACCACCACTTCCGGCTTGATGAATTCGCCGACACGATGCGCTCACGCATGGTCAGCGTCTTCAGCGAGGCCCTCGCTTCGGCAAAAGTCCCGGTCCTCGATATCGCCACGCGATATTCGGAACTGGGCGAAGCCCTGCTGCCGGTGATCAATCCGGTAGTAGGCGCCAAGTACGGCCTGGAGATCGGCAGCTTCATCATCGAAAACGTGTCGGTGCCGCCGGAAGTGGAAACCGCCATCGACAAGCGGTCGAGCATGGCGGCCATCGGCAATCTGAACGACTACGTGAAGTACCAGATGGGCCAGGGCATGGCGACGGGTGGAGGCGGCGTCGGCGGCACGGCGGCTGAACTCGCTGTCGGCTTCGGCATTGCCCAGCAGATGATGCAGCAGGGCTTCATGAACCCGAACGCCCCGGCCACGACGCCGGTCACGGGTGGCGGCGCTCCGGTTGCCGCCGCGGCGCCGACGCTCGATCTGTTGTCGCCGGCCGACGTCGCGAAGGCGATCGGCGTGTCAGAGACGGATGTGATGTCGGTGATCGAGGCGGGCGAACTCAAGGCCAAGAAGATCGGCACGAGCTACCGCGTGACGCGCGCGGCGCTCGACGCCTACCTCGCCCAATAG
- a CDS encoding PQQ-binding-like beta-propeller repeat protein: MRKHPWVGAVGVAAALAASLVPVAGRGPSDWPQFRGPGSAGVADGSTLPLTWSTTQNVAWVTEIPGRGWSSPVIWGPRVFVTAAINAGAFKAPSTGIYGNDLAGELAKQGLSMEEIIKRVSARDIEVSAEATEVRYMVYALDVATGKVAWQQEAHKGLPVGGRHRKNTYASETPTTDGERIYASFGGNVGLFAYSLTGDLVWKKTWPPQPVYLDFGTASSPVVHGGRVYQMFDNEAESFLAALDAKTGAEVWTVRRNGFKTQAQSGWATPFIWQNGQRTEIVTIGKGTVVSYGLDGTELWRLGGMTQATPSPVAGNGLLYVGSGSQGETGRPLFAIKPGASGNISLTPNQTTNDFVAWFQPRFSGYTPSPLLYRNRVYVINDNGIMQVADATTGKELYKARVGGGGMTFSSSPLASNGRIYAVSEDGDVVVFEAGDEYKELAKNSLGEMSLATPAADANSLYIRTATKLYKLR, from the coding sequence ATGCGAAAACACCCTTGGGTTGGTGCGGTGGGCGTGGCGGCTGCGTTGGCGGCGAGCCTGGTGCCGGTGGCCGGCAGAGGCCCAAGCGATTGGCCGCAGTTCCGCGGGCCAGGGTCGGCGGGTGTGGCAGACGGATCGACGCTCCCTCTGACGTGGTCCACGACTCAGAACGTGGCCTGGGTCACAGAGATTCCCGGCCGTGGATGGTCATCGCCGGTTATCTGGGGGCCGCGCGTGTTCGTGACGGCGGCGATCAACGCCGGCGCATTCAAGGCGCCGTCCACCGGGATCTACGGCAACGACTTGGCGGGTGAGCTGGCCAAACAGGGCCTGTCGATGGAGGAGATCATCAAGCGCGTCAGCGCTCGTGACATCGAGGTGAGTGCCGAGGCCACCGAGGTTCGCTACATGGTCTACGCCCTGGATGTGGCGACCGGCAAGGTCGCGTGGCAGCAGGAGGCGCACAAGGGCCTGCCGGTGGGTGGCCGGCACCGCAAAAACACCTACGCGTCAGAAACACCCACCACCGACGGCGAGCGTATCTATGCGTCGTTCGGCGGTAACGTCGGGCTGTTCGCCTACAGCCTCACCGGCGACCTTGTCTGGAAGAAGACCTGGCCGCCACAGCCCGTTTATCTCGACTTCGGCACCGCGTCGTCTCCAGTGGTGCACGGCGGGCGGGTGTATCAGATGTTCGACAACGAAGCGGAGTCGTTCCTGGCCGCGCTTGACGCGAAGACCGGAGCCGAGGTGTGGACGGTTCGGCGGAACGGATTCAAGACGCAGGCGCAGTCGGGTTGGGCCACGCCATTTATCTGGCAGAACGGACAGCGTACCGAGATTGTGACGATCGGGAAGGGAACCGTCGTGTCCTACGGCCTCGACGGCACCGAACTGTGGCGGCTGGGCGGCATGACCCAGGCCACCCCATCTCCCGTGGCAGGCAACGGGCTGCTCTATGTCGGATCCGGGTCGCAGGGCGAGACCGGCCGGCCGCTGTTTGCGATCAAGCCGGGAGCGAGCGGCAACATCTCACTCACGCCCAACCAGACGACCAACGACTTTGTCGCCTGGTTCCAGCCGCGCTTTTCAGGCTACACACCGTCGCCGCTGCTGTATCGCAACCGCGTTTACGTGATCAACGACAACGGGATCATGCAGGTGGCGGATGCCACAACGGGTAAGGAACTCTACAAGGCGCGCGTGGGCGGCGGCGGGATGACGTTCTCGAGTTCGCCGCTCGCGAGCAACGGCCGCATCTACGCCGTCAGCGAGGACGGTGACGTGGTGGTCTTCGAGGCCGGCGACGAGTACAAGGAGTTGGCGAAAAACAGCCTGGGCGAGATGAGCCTCGCCACGCCCGCTGCGGACGCCAATAGCTTGTATATCCGCACAGCGACCAAGCTGTATAAGTTGAGATGA